Genomic DNA from Acipenser ruthenus chromosome 4, fAciRut3.2 maternal haplotype, whole genome shotgun sequence:
agcaggagctgcctgtgcctccgccacctccaccagcagagggtgaatacctgctggttccgcctcaaccgccgtgggaggactgcttgcccctcccacctccaccagcagagggtgaatacctgctggttccgcctcaaccgccgtgggaggactgcttgcccctcccacctccaccagcagagggtgaatacctgctggttccgcctcaaccgccgtgggaggactgcttaccgctcccagctccaccagcagagggtgaatgcctgctggttctgcctcagctgccgtgggaggacttgcccctcccacctccaccaacagagggtgaatgcctgctggttccgcctcaaccaccacgggaggactgcttgccgctcccagctccaccagcaaagggtgaatacctgctggttccgcctcagccgccgtgggaggactgcttgcccctcccacctccaccagcagagggtgaatacctgctggttccatctccacctccaccggcagagggtgaatacctgctggttccacctccaccgtcatgggaaggactgctccttccctgcctcgcaccgcccaaggatgcctgctttgcaccgcccaaggatgcctgctctgcatcgcctggggctgcctgttgctccgcattgcctggggctgcctgttgctccgcatcgcctggggctgcctgttgctccgcatcgcctggagagccaccagttacagggtacgagggagaagtggaactcccactgccgcctccatggccaggggctcccctcccgagttcgcctcccaagggtccgctgccgtctcctcccgagggtccgctgctgctgccgtcgcctccctagggtccgctgctgctgctgctgccgtcgcctccctagtgtccactgctgctgccgtcgcctgccaagggtccgctgctgctgccatcgcctgccgaggcgatggcagcaggaggtcaggggggggaggtcaggaggccagctccccccgcagcaatttcgctgcaggagaaagggtggccggagccccacggaggagagctgtcggccatgaagaagggggggcaggtctggagaccaccccccaaaTTTTCTTGGCCAAAGGAGCCGGCCTGTGTGCGGTCCatcggaacgctacggctgtttgggtgggaggaggacatcccaccgtggccgccacctttggcccgttgctgcccctgttcctgggccgggactgctagccagGACTtcggggactaaggggggaggtggccgaaaaggccatgtgtgctgcgcacaagggggggcatgtgtggcagagtgtcccgtccctatatatttatttattattatttgtatttttgtttgcggcacagttcaaagcgccgcgtatttgttattgtttttataatttaaaacctcgtgaggatgcgtggctgaccagctactgattatttaactagctgacagtcacgcatccttaccaaacgagTGCAGACCTCAAGCAGTCTCTTATCAAGATAGGCACGGCTCCCAGAATTGAGTGCCAAATCTCTGTTAACACATTTCAGCTTGAATATAGAAAGTTGCTGTACTAAATAAGTGTGtgttaagtttgtttgttttaagtaatACAAACTGTTGTGGTAAAAAGGACTAAAAGATTTACAAAGGACCAGTACATTATTTGACTGGTTAGAAAATAAAAGCTTGTAATTTAGTCTTAAGATAGGTTTTTAAGAAAGGTAAACTCTAGGTGACCTGTCTTCTCGAACTTTCTACAAGCCTACCTTTGGAAAGATCATTGCTTGATACAAGGAGGTATACTAGGCATGAAATGCAGGGATCCTCTTATCAATAAACATACGGCATCAAGGCCAGAATTATTTCTCGTTTTAGAAGAAGGGGGGTTAGAATAGAAATGGACTAATtccaatatatattaaaatacttaGTTGCCAGGCAGAGAAAAAGCATGTGGAGCAAAAGGTGTAGAGGTAGGAATCACTACTGAAATTGGCAAAGAGAGAGGTGTCTCAAGCAAACTGGTTTTAGCCATTTTGTGAACAGCTAAAAAATAAGAAGTCATCTGAAGTTCAGCTAAGTTCAGGCGGTCAAGAGCTTATAGGAAAGAAATGTTACAGCCTTACAACTTAAATAGAAACAATTAGATTTTCCACAGGGAGAAActctatattaaacagacataggatggaagttccctataatacctgctaaacacacacctgtaaggagagaaggaaactaatttgaaaaGATGAGATGatatgagggaatatatttttagaaGCCAGGTACATATGATCAGTATAATCAGAACTCTTGGTGTTCAAACAACACTCATATAttcaaacaaaattattttatttgtaatacacatataaaaagtagtaaggtagcaaggaccctgttaactctgcttcacctaacttttcagataaaggagggggtcTAGAGATGAGTGGATGAGATCATGGTCAAGTGTTTTAGACACGTGTTATTGGCATATGACTCCAATTAATTGTGAAAAGTTAGTTATTTGCCAAAATAGATAAGAACTGTCTAAAGCTAATTAATGATTGGATTAAGtcttcccatgtattccaatggagaGAGAATCTTATAAAAGCCTAGATCTCTCACAATGAGGTACCACAATTCATACCTTCTCATAGTAGCAGGGTGAAGTGGTCCAACTTCTGCAGACTTCCTCAATTAAACTGATTGAACTCAGTTTGATCTGCTCTTTGAAGACAGTTATATTCTTTCATTTACGCTACTCTTCCTTGTAATAGGAGGTAAGAAAAATTATTAAATCAATGTATCTTACATGTATTGGTTGTATTGCTATTGCAATAAGGTgttgaaactatgttttagtattaagagaATGTTATATTGAATGAACTAAAATATAGacgtgggtgcttgtaggctttgtgcttagctGGCCCGAGGGCTGCacaaaatacatataattgtattatgttattgaagtattaatgctgagcttgtaataaacttggGACTGCTAATTGTTATTACATATTTCTGGGTTTTggtggtatgcgcaaactactaatccaatattaaaagcattttaataaaccgaaggagtgctgatgttgctctgattcataaaacttcaaataaatgagtctgagtgattttcttggttAAACAAAGGTTTTATGGACACACAGCTCGTCCAgggctcgaacataaaccactaggagtttatgctatctctgtcctcctaacgtctcccctgagttaagagtgtgtgcagaataaaataaaaagagtatgtgaaAACCTAAATCGTGACAAAGCCTTGTGCATCCTCAATCCATGCAACCTCCCCAATGTCAGTTGCATTTTCgttgaaaaaatcaaacagcgcAAACATGTTAAAAACCTCCACCTAAAtgacactgaataaacttaattagtattttttttttttcaaagtggaaTTTTACACAAGattaatttaatgtattaagTAAACAGATTAGGCTTGGACCAAAttaaaactttgacccacccacTAATCACAATTATACACCCAGTAGGTTGCATCTGTTGTAGAAACAATAGTCAGAGCCAGATTTGTAATTTGCTTTTAGCtagtgggtcaaagttttgatttggtccaggtcCTAGTCctaataaacataaaataatgaCATTGCAACTGTGCTTAATACtttttagtattttgtttttatattgataGGTTAAACTAtagactgtatttattttttacatattgtatattttccTTTTACATGCTCAGTAACCCAGGTACTTTTACAAAATGTTAAGTTAAGGACTGTTGAGATTAATGTACTAATCAGTATCACGTCTTTCTTAAGCTTGCACAAGttgaaatgataataaaaaaataaaaaataaactaagttTATATATGTTTCTTATCAATACATACATGCTGTGTCCTTACCCGGTTTATTTATTATCAATACATGCATGTAACTGCCTAGTCACTTCgttattcgttttttttttttttttttttttttttttttaatggaataaaaATAAGACATAGGCTTCTGCAGCCCTATTTGCTATGTAGCCTACATAATGTAAAACTTTCCCACACGATATTCTTTAATAAGTTGAACTTGAATATTTTTCGTTTTCCAGCCGCTTAATAGTTTACTTTTTCAGCTTGAGTAAGTATCCGACTGTCCCCATAATATTGCCCCAGATTACATTGTTACGTGTTATATTGTGTAGGCATTCCCTTGTGAAAAAGTAGTAAGTAGTAAAGTTATACTAAAAGTATAatgggtcaaaaaaaaaaaaagtacaagtaGTATGCTATTAGTATGCTACTTTTTCACAAGAGTAGCCTACCTGTAAATTGTATTGCAGGTATATTATACACAGTAGCAGTTTGTAAGCCTCAAAGAAATGGTTCGCTGGAAAGCTATTCAAATGTTTGTGATGTTtatattgtcttttgttttttgaGTGAGGGcttaaactaatatatatatatatatatatatatatatatatatatatatatatatatatatatattaaagtcgagaataaggaaaataaaatatcttaCCAACTGTTTACCTCAGCCCAACAGACAAAACGTTTGAGTAGGACGCTCGAGATCAGACGATACGTGTGGAGCCTTAGCCCGTGCCCCTTAGCACGAGCTGCTtatagagggagagggagaccgTTAAATAATGTAAGTGTAGTATCAAACAAAATGTCTACAACTAGGAAAAAATACAAACGTTACCTTTCTAACTTTGAAGAGGAAGTGCCAGAATCCACAAAAAGGTATAGGGAAAACCATCCATGTAATTTATTACAAAGAAACTGCTCACAGTGTTACCTACAGTCAACCAACACTACCTTCGACAACCAACCTGGAGCTCCATGTAATGAATATTCAGAAGAAACAGGCTTGCTTGTGTATAACGAAGATGATGAACATCTCTTTTATGGAGAATTTGAAGAGAGTGACATTGAGCAACCTACTTTGGAGGTAagatatacataataataaaaatgactgagtttttttttttaaattactgcatCTTTTTGTATaaatgcctttattattattagtatttttattttttaggaagGACAGAATGTGTTTATAGATGCACATGATGGAGATTTTGGTGACAACCAACAAAACAACCTACAAAATGTAGCAATATTTctagttttttaattttatttttcttcctagATATTCAAGTTTCATAAGACATAATACATGCaagatttttttactttaaagaaATATTTGTGTTGCCTCGACGAGGTTAATCCTTTTTGAAAATGAGGTGTTTGggatattttaaaaggaaaaacataataataaaaatatcttTTGATTAGAGCAATTTTAAGAGTTAAGTTTAACTAGTTATAATAATCATATTAGTTTGAGCGATTCTCAGAATTTGCTATATTTACTAATTAATGCTAATTTATGCTTGATTTATCCAGGAATGCCTTTTTGATTCAACATCTTTTGATGAAGACAACCCAATTCATGAAGGATCAAAAATCACAAAAGGACAGTTGCTTGCAATGTTGATAGCCCATACACTGAAACATTACGTGTGTGGCGTAGCATTAAAAGACATGTTGGAGTTGTTGAATGTAATCGCACCAGGTTGTGTGCCCAAATCTGTGTGGTTTCTTAACAAAACCTTCTTTAACTTAGCGGAAAAAGCCAAAATACATTACTATTGCCCAGAACGTCTTTTCTACCTAGGCCAGAATCCACTAGATAAGTGTAGTGAGTGCAATAGTGTAGTAAGTCAGAAGCAGTGTCTAAAAGATAGTAACTTCTTTTTTGGTAATGCCTTTAACTGTGCAAATTAAAAATCTTCTTCAGCAGCCTGACATTCAGAATGCACTAAGGTCACATTTTAGTTCTGATGGTCTGACAAATGACATTGACACAGGAAAAGAGTATAGAAACCCCAACCTATCTGCATTTACTGAAAACCCTGACAATGTTACACTTTCTTTTAATTGTGATGGTAGTCCTGTTTTCAAATCCTCACGTTATTCCATATGGCCCATTCTTTGTACTATCAATGAGCTCCCATTGAAAGAAAGGTGCGAGAATGTTATTCTACATACATTGTGGTTTGGTTCTAAAAAACCTCACATTGACACCTATTTTGCTCCTTTTATAGAAGACATTAGGCAGTATTATATAGCTGGTATAGAATGGCGGGACCAGTATGGCACGCAGCACACAACTAAAGTGTGTCCCCTGATCTGTGTATGTGATGCAGTGGCGCGTGCTATGGTGCAAAATTTTAAACAATATAATGGTGCTTATGGTTGTGGCTTTTGTTTGCAAAGGGGAGAGGTTGTACCTCGAAGAAATGGTTATGCACAAGTCTATTCTCTTGAAAATGATATGGCACCTCTCAGAACAAAAGAGCAAACAATACATTATGCAGAGAAAGTCTGTGTTCAAGGTAATGGGCAATCTGAAATGGGAGTTAAAGGTGCCAGTCCGTTGCTCCCTGAATTTGACATGATTAAGGGTTTTGTTCCTGATTACATGCACTCTGTATGCTTAGGTGTAGTTAGGCAATTCACTAATCTGTGGTTTGATACCAAGAATGCAAATCAAGATTTCCATTTAACATCTAGAGACATGCAACTCATTGATGCGCAACTACTGAAACTCAGACCTCCCAATGAAGTTTGTCGTAACCCAAGACCATTGTCTGACAAAGCTTACTGGAAGGCATCAGAATGGAGGGTTTTTCTCTTGCTGTATTCTCCTGTGGTCCTTAGGGGTTTACTAAATAGCACTTTTTACAGGCATTGGATGCTATTAGTAAATGCGATATACAGCCTACTGTCACCATCTGTTACTGAGGAACAAATTAACTGTGCTGAGAAATGTTTGGTAAAATTTGTTGTACAAATTTCTGAAATTATGGCAAATAACACTGCTCCAACAATGCTCATCTGCTTACTATTTGACAGATAGTGTGAGACAGTGGGGACTATTGTGGGCTAATTCAGCTTTTGTTTACGAGGACACCAATGGCAAATTGCTAAACCTTTTCTCAGGCACACAATCTGTTCCTTTTCAAATTTTCAAGAAATTTTATGCTGCtcaaaaaataatgcgatatagCGGACAAACATTTGACAATGCTCCTAATGTAGTTCGAGACCTGTTCTGCAGAATGACAAGTAATCAGCCACATATAGAAAATCCATGCACGTGAAGAGAGATGTTGTTACCTCTGCAAATGCGACAAAAGACCTTTACTGAATGAAGAAAGAGTAGCATTAGAAAAGTGTGGTCATATAAACACATTAAGAACAGACAGATCAAGTGTAAGTGTGTACAAGCGATGTATAATCGCAAACAAACTGTATACTACATCTACTTATGCCACAGGATTTAACAGAGACAACTCTGTCATTTTCACTGATCGGTTTTTTGGGTACATCGCCTCCGTTATCGTTGTCCCAAGTGAAGAAGCTTCTTGCTTTTTAGAGATGCTTGTTTTTTACAAAAAGCTTAAAAGATTGATATACCACGGGACAATTTATGACAATTATGCAGAATTTAATCTTGCCAGTTTCATGACAAATGTTGTTGACTGTGTTGAACTTGCAGTTTGTAGACCAGAAGATATCAAAGCAAAATGTATCCTTGTACCACACAAACACGGAGTACGCGATAAAAGTTCCAAAATTTGAATTAGACTAAAGACTGACTGTGAATCATTTATTGGACTGACTGTATCACTTCTCGACTTAGTTCCCCTGTTTTGCATCACATGCATGACAACTAACAAGTTTCTTGATGCCATACTTGTAAAAACGTTTTGGATGTTGTGTAATTTTAGGCCTTGGACACCATCTTTCAGGGGTTCAAGGTGGTGAAAATCAGATCGGGCAAGATTGAGACTGTAGGGAGCTATGTGGTAGAGGTTAAAAGTGCATGCCCTCTGTGGTCTTGCATTAGCGAGATCACACAATGCTTGGATGACAATCTACGCTTTGAATGGCCTGCATTTTGAACCTCTACTACAGTGGTGTCAACCCTGATCCTGgtccagcacacacaggggtcCTGCTCTACCACATCCCCCCCTACAGTCCGGATCCTAATGATTTTCACCACCTTGCCCCAGACGGATGGTGTGCAAGGCCTAAAATTTGACAGTAATCACATAGTCTAGAAGGCAGTACAAATTGCCATTACAGCAACCAAAAAGTATGGTAAGAAACATGTTATTTGTTGTTATGCATATACAGGGTGTCCCAAAAGTCATGCACCATATGTAATAACTTGacaaataatgtttattattagaTTCAAATAAGAATGTATATTATGAAATAACTTGACAAATGTTTATTGTTACTAAATTACAGCTGTTTTTCAAATATTCCATCATTTACTTCTAAACACTTCCTGATTCTAAGGACACATGACGTTTGAACCCTCAATAACAACTCTTCACTCATCTTTGCACATATTATTGCAACTCTTTGCTCCACTGTTAGTTTTCCTGCCATCCTGTTGAAATTAACCCTGCAACAAGGAAAAATGACAATTATAAACACTTAATTATCTTCCCCTACGGTGGGCGACTTTTGTGcataaactgtatatatatatatatatatatatatatatatagtatatatgtgtttgtgtttttatttatgtacctTTAATAGTTTATTGTACAGTAGGAATACTTCTGCAATTAATAAATGTGTACTAACTGATAAAAACTTTATGCTGGTTATATTGAATAGggacaatgtttttttgttttttttttaataataataataataatgtatgtatatttatgtgtAACTAGTTGTATGGCATGTATAAATGCATGTATGTTAAATCAATCTGGCTGGTGTCAGTAATTTTTCTATGACAAGTGCCATACACTACTAGAGGACCAAAGAATAAAGGCTATCATACATAGTGAAACCACTTAGAGATAGTAAAATATATAATACTAGTGTACTATAGTATTTGTTGTAGTACTGTAGGACGTACTATAGTACATCACAAGGTACTATAGTATACAACAGTATACTATAGTATAGTAGTATTCTATTGAATATTTGAGTACATACTATAGTACATCACAAGGTACTATAGTAGATACTATACTATTTTATAGAATTCTACAGAATACTGTAGTAGGTACTATAGTTTTTTATAGTATTCTGTAGATTATTTTCATATGGGCAAGTTAAGTAATTCCTGGTGCTGCAAGGTACGACAAAATTCTACAGTCTAGATTCCAAAAAAATAacagtgtagtttttttttctatagcatatactatatatatatactgtatatacacacacacatttttaagtatttaaaaaaggtaccacagtataaaaaaaactatagaacTCTATAGATTTTGAAAGAATAATACTATAGTACGTACTATAGTTTTAAGGTACTATTTttttctatagaattctatagattCCGCAAAAATACCATAGGTACATACTATAATATTTACTACAGAAAATACTATCGTACTTTCTATAGATTTTTTTCATATGGGAtgtaattaatattatatatatatatatatatatatatatatatatatacacacacacacacacacacacacacacacacactttaaaagcaacttgtttttattttatacttttattttttacaattgccTGATGTTTTGGGTGCTCTATAAATGGTGTCTGGCTGTTGACTCATGCCACTTCACTTCTTCTGTGTggaaggaggcacttttttacacagagaattgtgagggtctggaaccaactccccagtaatgttgttgaagccgacaccctgggatcattcaaaaagctacttgatgagattttgagatcaataagatactaacaaaggagcaagatgagctgaatggcctcctctcgttcgtttgtaaactttcttatgttctctctgtccctcagtttgttggggggggttggggggttggggggttggggtgGGGATCGGGGTGATTGTGGTTATATATAACgtacgcatttttttttttggataaattaactgcagacttttaaaagataaagcaaaacgttttatttggtgtacatatGTTTGAAtagtttttaacaaaattaataaaaaaggagggggggggtgattgtggtggttacaattaggttttataaaatatatatttataatgtttcgctTCCCAGTTCTGTCAAGAGTTTtattttcccgctggcatttactgtttgttgctcggcAACTAAAACCACTGTAcctgcagccgtgacgtaacaacGGACCGCCCACTGATTTTACCCTGCAGTGTTTGGTGTGTACTGCAGCGCGGCGCGCAAGCAGGTGGCATGGGTGCCGCGTCCGGTGAACGCCCCTTGAGGgggtactgaattggttacaacaccggcaaaccccggcacaaattaagcactaatAATAGGTAACGATACTGTTACTTGTAGTTTATTCAATCTGTTACTTTTACCCTGCGTAAACAGTGATTGCCCGTTCTCATCTAGCAAGAGTGTGTAATTGAAAATATTATATTAAGTTTACATAATAATGAACAGCATTATTAGCCTCCTATTTCTATGTGTTTCTGGATTATGCTGCCCAGTTTATAATATCTAAGGCCGACGATAAAACGAGTTTGACTGTATGgtatttgtctttttcttttcttgtgtgGGTCTCGCTATATTGCGGTTTTATAGGACCCACCCGCCCGCCATATATGCGAGTGTGTGATGTATTTTCTGGACCTCTACAACTTGGCAGCTAACCCGAGCCCCTCCCCTCCGGAAAATCCTGGTTGCGCCATATTGCTAACGTTGTTTATAAAGTAGATTTgtgtataaatacagtaatatattacAGACCAGCCAATGCAAACACAACTTAACTGTGCAAACTagtaacaaaaatacatgtgACCTTTACATTTCAAGGCCTGAGTACCACAACAGTACATTTGGTTTGATAAAATCAACTACAGTTAGTTAAGTCTGAAGCAAAACTAATCTTCCTTTCTTTCCACTTGTGATTTGAATAAAAACGGAACAGTGAGTGGCCCAAGGACTAACAGCTCCGTTTCCTAACCCCTTTTTTAATCCATCAGTGAGCATTGTGATCAGTCCCGACTTCCTCCGAATGCAGATGGCTGACTAGCTCCTGGATCACAGCGTTTTTACCAATCTGATCGTTTCTCCTCCTTTCCATTATCAAATCTTCCATACTCTGAAACTCCAAAATGTGACTCTTTTTCTCGGAAAGTTGTATTTTTAAGCTGTAAGGTTGTTTGCCTATCCGGATCTCCCCTCCAATTTTGAACTCCCGTTTGCCAAATTTGCACCAAGCAGCAAAACACTCAGAGTTTCTCCAATTTAGCTCCCTGTCTCTTACCCCGACCTGTTCCATGGCATTCCGCACCACAATTTCAGAGTTTTGAGGTTTGAATTTGTAAACATTGTTAACAATTCTACCTCTCCTCCCTTGACTAGCGTCTGTCATAAAATCATTCTTGACCTCAGCTCTGTGCAAGTGTACGACGTGGAAATCTCCAACGTACACAGTCCAATGGGGGTATTGATTTTTAGCCACAAACTCCACCAAATCTCCCGGTTTGCACGTGTTTAATAAATGTTCTGGAGAACAGGTACTCAGGTCTCCAGCTCTCAGACTCTTCTCGTATACGCACTCATCTCTGTAGAAAACAGAACACTCCACCTCGTTGCATGTGTCATAATTCTCTTCCTGTTTCGGGTCCTTCTCTGATCCCCCAACATTATCCTCCAAATCACCGTCATCGTTAGAAAATATATACGACACCCCTATCCGAGGACAGTCTTCTTGATCCACCCCAGTCGGGTCTGATGTCGGAACCTCTGCGTAAGTTAAATGAGTCAGTTTCTC
This window encodes:
- the LOC117400674 gene encoding protein LRATD2-like: MGNQVEKLTHLTYAEVPTSDPTGVDQEDCPRIGVSYIFSNDDGDLEDNVGGSEKDPKQEENYDTCNEVECSVFYRDECVYEKSLRAGDLSTCSPEHLLNTCKPGDLVEFVAKNQYPHWTVYVGDFHVVHLHRAEVKNDFMTDASQGRRGRIVNNVYKFKPQNSEIVVRNAMEQVGVRDRELNWRNSECFAAWCKFGKREFKIGGEIRIGKQPYSLKIQLSEKKSHILEFQSMEDLIMERRRNDQIGKNAVIQELVSHLHSEEVGTDHNAH